The genome window CTCTTCAAAGAGTTTGCGGAGCACCTCCATTTTGACCACGCGGTTGCCACCAACGTTTATGCCGCGAAGGAAGGCAATGTATCGGCGCATGGCACCCTAGTTAACCGCGTCGTAAGACTGGCGAATCCAAGCAAGCACCTGGTCATCGATATGTTCGGTGCTGGTAATACGGATGCGGTGCGTAACCATGGCATTCCAAGTACCGGAAAGTTCTAGGCGTCCCTCAGGCTCCACACCTTTGAGTTTGACCCCAATGTGCATACTGTCAGCAGAGGAGGGCTGCACAATGGCAAACTTCCGCTCATGCTTCAGCAGGCTGATGTAGCTATTGGTAGGGTCAGCGGAGACGTCTTCCCCAAACTGGGAGACTTTCGCAAAAAGCTGCTCGTACGGCTTGCGCCACACTGCTTTAGTCCCATTAAAGAGCTCGTCTAACTTCAACTTGTCAGATTTGCCTGGCCCCGGTTGGAGAATTTCGTGGGCTACCAGGTTGGCGTGGCCATGGCCTAGGCCGAACTCCTTTTTAACCCAAGTAATGATTTCCCCATGACGCATCGTTGGCTTTTTGGCATAAAGCGCCCGAAAGTCATCCATTGTCTTACCGGTTTTGGCAGTGATGTTGTTGATGTAGGATTGGTATCCTGACGTTACTTCTTCCGCCATAGGTTTGTGGAGAATTATGAGGTCGTGTACTGCCTTTGTACCATTTTTACGCGCCCACGTCGAACGTCTTTACGCAAAAAGCAGTTTGACGAGGCTGAGAAGGATAACGGTAGCCAGTACAACCTTGATCCAGGCAGATCCCTTTTCTACAGCCAGTTCCACCGCGATGACCGTACCAAGGATGCCACCTGCGACCAACGGGATGATAAAGCCCCAAGAAATAAGGCCGCTGCGTATGTACGCATACGAGACCACGACAGACATTACCAAGGTGACAACGCTCGCGTTTGCGGAGGCAGTAATGACATTCTCACCACCCAGCCTAATGTAGAGCAGCATAAGGAGAGTACTGAAGGCTGCACCGTACAAGCCCCCATATATCCCCAGTAAAAAGCTGCCAATAGCAATGAGCACATAGAAGTACGGGTTCACCGGGCGCTTTTTCAAGTCTTTGAGGTTTATCTTGAGGACAACCAACAGGGCAGCGGCCATGAAAGCAGCTGCAAGGTAGCGCAGGACTTCGTCCGACATACGGAGCGTAAGGAAGGCCCCTAGGAAAGAGGCAGGCAACGTCCATAACGATGACCAGATGCTGACCTTCCAATCTATGACCTTTTTGCGTTGAAAAGCCAGAATGCTCACTAGCTGAAGGAAAACCGAGACCACCCGCACATGGGCAATGGCAGGAAGAATAGGAATACCCATCAGGGTAAAGAGTGGAATGAAGACCAAGGCTGCACCGCCAGCAATGGTGGCGTAGAGCGATACGAGGAAGCTTAGGACAAAAAGCCCGACGAAGCCAAGAAGGGTAACGTGCTCCACGCTATTTCCAGCCTTCCGGTGCGTCAATTGCCCCGTACGGGCACTGCGTTTCACCTACCCGTACTGCCCATCCGGAATCACCCCAGGAATAATGCCAGTACTCGTCCCGGCAGTTGGAAAAACCAACCGAAAGCATGGCTTCCACCAAATGCATCCGGTAGCCCCGTGTTACTGGGTCAATCTTGGTTGTCCAGGTATGGGAAAAGCTCCAATCATCGATGTCCGGCGGGATGACATCCACAAACGACCCGTCATGCCGTTGCAGCACCACATCTACTGCAGCACCTGTGGAGTGGCCAGGAGGGGCGGGGTGATCTATGGGTGCAACGTACCGGTTTACCATCCGGCGGAGCATGTGCTCTGGCCATTCGGGGTGAGCCAGCTTGTACCGGTCGTAGTGCCTGTCCCAAATAGCCTTTTGCATTGTAAGGTCACGGTGAGCCGAGAAAACATGCAACCTGAATTCAGGGTCAATGAGCAGGGAGGCCTTCCTCAGCATCTCGGCCACAGGCGCACGAAGGAATGGTGTCACCTCATGGCCAGGGGTTGTCCTGAAGGTTATCCCGGTAATGGTGCGGATATCCACCAAAGGATCGCCGTTCTCAACGATCTTTATTTTGTCGAGCGCCAGTTGCGGCTCCGGGACTCCTATTCCTTGCATGGTGTAACTGTAGCAAAACCAGAGGCTTACCGCCTCTTTTGCCTTGCTGGGCCACTTTTCCGCCGACTCTTTTTTGAGGATCCCTTGAGACGGGCAAGGAATGAGTCACTCATGTACGACCGCAAGCTGGCCAACTTATTGAGCGCCGTATACTGCTGCATACTGAGCTCCGTGAGGGATACCGCCCCACCCGCAATGCCGCGTACCCGTTCCTGCACCTTGTGCAGGGAAACAGCTTGGATGCGTTGACCGGACTCCTTCTGCACATTTCTCCTCTCTTCCTCCAACCGCCCATGTAGCCAGGCACCGCAAAGCTCTACAAAAAGATGCCGCGTCTGAGGGGTACTTTCCGTAACTGGCGTGCTGGCACCTTTAATTGTCTTGCCATTGCAGCGGATTAGCCAGCGGCGGGCCAGTCCGCCTTGGCTTGGATCAAAGAATACCTTCCCTGGCGTTGCTTTAAAGAGATGTGGGGCAGCGGACTCTAACCACATAGGGTCAACCACTGTAAGGTCTTGCACCAAGTGGAGGGTTTCCAAGCCGCGCGGAGTGGCTACCTCGAGGTTAAAAGGAGTGCCGGTCATGATTCCGCTCCGTGCCACCACCGTACCACCAGAGAGCTCCCGCTTCTTCCCGCCAAGCAAGGAAACGACATTCCGCTCATCTGCCATCACCCAGACTTGGTCAATTTGCCCCGCCACAATGCAGCGCATTAGGAGGGCATCTTCACCCTTATCAATTGGATAGAGCTCGGTAAGGGGGAGACCCAAGTCTTCAGCTAGGCGCTCAATGACTTCCGCGGCTTTGGTCACACTTTTGGCCACAATTCCTAAATCCTCATACTGCTCGGGGTCTATTTGTGGCAG of Verrucomicrobiia bacterium contains these proteins:
- a CDS encoding M15 family metallopeptidase, translating into MQGIGVPEPQLALDKIKIVENGDPLVDIRTITGITFRTTPGHEVTPFLRAPVAEMLRKASLLIDPEFRLHVFSAHRDLTMQKAIWDRHYDRYKLAHPEWPEHMLRRMVNRYVAPIDHPAPPGHSTGAAVDVVLQRHDGSFVDVIPPDIDDWSFSHTWTTKIDPVTRGYRMHLVEAMLSVGFSNCRDEYWHYSWGDSGWAVRVGETQCPYGAIDAPEGWK
- a CDS encoding sulfite exporter TauE/SafE family protein, translating into MEHVTLLGFVGLFVLSFLVSLYATIAGGAALVFIPLFTLMGIPILPAIAHVRVVSVFLQLVSILAFQRKKVIDWKVSIWSSLWTLPASFLGAFLTLRMSDEVLRYLAAAFMAAALLVVLKINLKDLKKRPVNPYFYVLIAIGSFLLGIYGGLYGAAFSTLLMLLYIRLGGENVITASANASVVTLVMSVVVSYAYIRSGLISWGFIIPLVAGGILGTVIAVELAVEKGSAWIKVVLATVILLSLVKLLFA
- a CDS encoding DUF4287 domain-containing protein, with the translated sequence MAEEVTSGYQSYINNITAKTGKTMDDFRALYAKKPTMRHGEIITWVKKEFGLGHGHANLVAHEILQPGPGKSDKLKLDELFNGTKAVWRKPYEQLFAKVSQFGEDVSADPTNSYISLLKHERKFAIVQPSSADSMHIGVKLKGVEPEGRLELSGTWNAMVTHRIRITSTEHIDDQVLAWIRQSYDAVN